In a genomic window of Salegentibacter salegens:
- a CDS encoding type II toxin-antitoxin system HicA family toxin — protein MNSVSLIKVIKKHGWYLVRTKGSHHHFKHPEKKGIVTIPHPKKDLPKGTVNSILKQAGIK, from the coding sequence GTGAATTCGGTTTCCCTAATTAAAGTGATAAAAAAGCATGGTTGGTATCTTGTAAGAACAAAAGGAAGCCACCATCATTTCAAGCATCCCGAAAAGAAAGGAATTGTCACTATCCCGCATCCTAAAAAGGATCTTCCTAAGGGAACGGTGAATTCAATTTTAAAACAAGCCGGAATTAAATAA
- a CDS encoding type II toxin-antitoxin system HicB family antitoxin, giving the protein MKKISVYVEKAEDGTYWGSTQNLPGGVSAFGNSLDELKQNLKVAFEDYKEVAEDLNEGWLNEIKGLTEFEYRLDIASFFKLLPIKISAIAEKSGINPSLMRQYASGKANASEERARRIEKAIHELGEDLLSVSI; this is encoded by the coding sequence ATGAAAAAGATTAGTGTGTATGTTGAAAAGGCCGAGGATGGGACTTACTGGGGAAGTACTCAAAATCTACCAGGCGGAGTAAGTGCTTTTGGAAATTCATTAGATGAATTAAAGCAAAATCTCAAAGTTGCATTCGAGGATTATAAAGAAGTAGCAGAAGATCTTAATGAAGGATGGTTGAATGAAATTAAAGGTTTAACTGAATTTGAATATAGGCTGGATATAGCTTCATTTTTCAAACTTCTTCCAATAAAAATTTCTGCTATCGCCGAAAAATCCGGTATAAATCCTTCGCTAATGAGGCAATATGCCAGTGGAAAAGCAAATGCATCAGAAGAAAGAGCAAGAAGAATAGAAAAAGCGATTCACGAATTAGGTGAAGATCTTCTTTCAGTATCAATTTAA
- a CDS encoding YciI-like protein, with amino-acid sequence MNYYILDYTTSENYLEEREKYRKEHLNHATEYFNEGYLILGGAIDAANEAVLVFKADSEKIAEAFAQNDPYVKNGLIKSWSVKKWNVVIGN; translated from the coding sequence ATGAATTATTATATTTTAGATTATACCACCTCTGAAAATTACCTGGAGGAAAGAGAAAAATACCGAAAAGAACACTTAAATCACGCCACCGAATATTTTAATGAAGGCTATCTAATACTTGGTGGAGCCATAGACGCGGCAAACGAAGCTGTATTGGTTTTTAAAGCCGACAGCGAGAAAATCGCGGAAGCTTTTGCCCAAAATGATCCCTACGTAAAAAACGGACTTATTAAAAGCTGGTCGGTAAAAAAGTGGAATGTGGTGATTGGGAATTAA
- a CDS encoding glycosyltransferase family 2 protein, with translation MRHIHLRTKLFSTENIESKQENLVRNFEALDILSLQASTAGAFGIEKAFMCNGANLCYEKQAFLEVSGFAGNDNIASGDDVFLLQKFQQENYKIGFFKSKEVIVYTQPQQNFGDLVSQRIRWASKAPAYKSLFAKFAGATVLLMNLSLIAAVFLVLFQLLPYQPILIIFLVKFNLDFMLIYSAAKFFKREPVMRSYFWSSIFYPFFSTYVAVKSLFSDFSWKGRQFKN, from the coding sequence ATAAGACATATTCATCTTAGAACAAAGCTTTTTTCAACAGAAAATATAGAAAGCAAACAGGAAAATCTAGTCCGTAATTTTGAAGCACTGGATATTTTAAGCCTGCAGGCATCAACAGCGGGAGCTTTTGGTATCGAAAAAGCCTTTATGTGTAATGGCGCGAATTTGTGTTATGAAAAGCAAGCCTTTTTGGAGGTTTCGGGATTTGCAGGAAATGATAACATTGCCAGTGGTGACGATGTTTTTTTGCTTCAAAAATTTCAACAGGAAAATTATAAAATCGGTTTTTTTAAAAGTAAGGAGGTCATCGTTTATACCCAACCCCAACAAAATTTTGGTGATTTGGTTTCACAGCGCATTCGCTGGGCTTCTAAAGCCCCGGCATATAAAAGCTTATTTGCCAAATTCGCCGGTGCTACAGTGCTTTTAATGAATCTAAGCCTTATCGCTGCTGTTTTCTTAGTGTTATTTCAACTCCTGCCTTACCAACCTATTTTGATCATTTTTCTTGTGAAATTCAATCTTGATTTTATGCTAATCTATAGCGCAGCTAAATTTTTTAAGCGAGAACCTGTAATGCGAAGTTATTTTTGGAGCAGTATTTTTTATCCTTTCTTTAGCACTTATGTAGCTGTTAAATCTCTATTTTCGGATTTTTCCTGGAAAGGAAGACAATTTAAAAACTGA
- a CDS encoding IS1595 family transposase, with product MIPSDFRDFFVNSPATVQQEIVASLLSLSLQESEVKDSNEAKAVTCPHCSEKRVRANGKLKGVQRYVCNGCKKNFSETTGKFWYNIKKKEKLNRYLYCLLSGYSIRKSAEETEISIQTSFDWRHKLLTSFSSVSVEEFQGIVESDDLFFAYSEKGGRHLGRKPKMRGEKASKAGISDEKVAVVATCDRSGNKDFKVATRGRISKEDLNRILKGKLDKADVLCSDSHRSYGAFAKANTIAHKKFNTSKGQRTVDKVYHVQNVNNMDMRLRKFMDSFNGVATKYLQNYLNWFLVLEKIKNSTSKMATVTAIAFASNSAWYEYKQQLFNMLIRT from the coding sequence ATGATACCTTCAGATTTCAGGGATTTTTTCGTTAATAGTCCAGCGACTGTTCAACAAGAGATAGTGGCTTCGTTGCTATCATTGTCTTTGCAAGAAAGTGAAGTAAAGGACAGCAACGAGGCAAAAGCAGTTACCTGTCCTCATTGCTCAGAAAAGCGTGTTCGTGCCAATGGCAAGCTCAAAGGCGTTCAACGCTATGTTTGCAATGGCTGTAAGAAGAATTTCAGTGAGACCACAGGTAAGTTTTGGTATAATATAAAAAAGAAAGAGAAGTTAAATCGGTATTTATACTGTTTGTTGTCGGGCTACAGTATCAGGAAAAGTGCAGAAGAGACGGAGATATCAATTCAAACGTCCTTTGATTGGAGACATAAATTGCTCACGTCATTTTCCAGTGTTTCGGTAGAAGAGTTTCAGGGCATAGTCGAAAGCGATGACCTGTTCTTTGCCTACTCAGAAAAAGGAGGACGTCATTTAGGTAGAAAACCGAAAATGCGAGGAGAAAAAGCAAGCAAAGCAGGCATAAGTGATGAAAAAGTAGCTGTAGTGGCAACTTGTGATAGATCTGGAAACAAAGACTTTAAAGTGGCCACAAGAGGTCGTATCAGTAAAGAGGATCTGAATAGAATACTTAAAGGGAAACTTGATAAAGCTGACGTACTCTGCAGCGACAGCCATAGAAGTTATGGTGCTTTTGCAAAAGCCAACACAATTGCCCATAAAAAGTTCAACACCTCAAAGGGACAGCGAACCGTAGATAAGGTGTACCATGTCCAGAATGTAAACAATATGGATATGAGATTGAGAAAGTTCATGGATTCTTTCAATGGGGTAGCTACAAAATACTTACAGAATTACTTGAATTGGTTCTTGGTACTTGAAAAAATCAAGAACTCAACCAGTAAAATGGCAACAGTTACAGCCATTGCCTTTGCTTCAAATAGCGCATGGTACGAGTACAAACAACAACTATTCAATATGCTAATTAGAACTTAG
- a CDS encoding glycosyltransferase, protein MFIFIIICICYSVLMLMLLYGWKKTPEFSSENSPTEIRFSIIVPFRNEAENLPVLLSSLARINYPESKYEIILVNDESEDISVEIIEEFQKTYLGFNLKVLENQRTSNSPKKDAISTAINSAEFEYILTTDADCNVPVNWLKSYNDFILKTGNKLIAGPVALSLFSRLSSN, encoded by the coding sequence ATGTTCATCTTTATTATAATTTGTATTTGTTATTCGGTTTTAATGCTAATGCTGCTTTACGGCTGGAAAAAAACCCCTGAATTCTCTTCGGAAAATTCACCTACAGAAATACGGTTTTCTATTATTGTACCGTTTAGAAATGAAGCCGAAAATTTACCTGTTTTATTGAGTTCCTTAGCCAGGATAAATTATCCTGAATCTAAGTATGAAATTATCCTGGTAAATGATGAGTCTGAAGATATTTCGGTGGAAATAATCGAGGAATTTCAGAAAACTTATCTAGGTTTCAATTTAAAAGTTCTGGAAAACCAACGCACTTCAAATTCGCCAAAAAAAGATGCGATTAGTACTGCGATTAACTCAGCTGAATTTGAATATATCCTTACCACTGATGCCGATTGCAATGTTCCTGTAAACTGGTTAAAAAGCTATAATGATTTTATCCTTAAAACCGGAAATAAACTCATTGCCGGCCCGGTTGCGCTAAGTCTTTTTTCAAGGCTAAGTTCTAATTAG
- the ruvC gene encoding crossover junction endodeoxyribonuclease RuvC: MKSERIILGIDPGTTIMGFGLIKVENKQMKFMQLNELQLSKYSDHYVKLKLIFERTIELIDTYHPDEIAIEAPFFGKNVQSMLKLGRAQGVAMAAGLSREIPITEYLPKKIKMAITGNGNASKEQVAKMLQSLLGLKSLPKNLDSTDGLAAAVCHFYNSGRTEVGKSYSGWAAFVKQNEPRVQPPNPQRGKASGLPKKK, encoded by the coding sequence TTGAAGAGCGAAAGAATCATTTTAGGAATTGATCCCGGCACCACGATTATGGGCTTCGGACTTATAAAAGTGGAAAATAAACAGATGAAATTTATGCAGCTGAATGAATTGCAGCTCAGTAAATACAGCGATCATTATGTGAAACTTAAATTGATTTTTGAACGTACTATAGAGTTGATAGACACTTATCATCCAGATGAAATTGCGATTGAAGCCCCGTTTTTTGGGAAAAACGTACAATCTATGCTTAAGCTGGGAAGGGCACAGGGCGTGGCGATGGCCGCCGGACTTTCAAGAGAAATACCAATTACTGAATATTTACCCAAGAAAATTAAAATGGCAATTACCGGGAATGGGAATGCCAGTAAAGAACAGGTAGCAAAAATGCTGCAAAGTTTACTCGGTTTGAAATCATTACCAAAGAATCTCGACTCAACCGATGGGCTCGCAGCCGCGGTTTGTCATTTTTACAATTCTGGTAGAACTGAGGTGGGAAAAAGCTATTCAGGTTGGGCCGCATTTGTAAAGCAAAATGAGCCACGAGTTCAGCCCCCTAACCCCCAAAGGGGGAAAGCCTCTGGGCTCCCAAAGAAAAAATGA
- the hemW gene encoding radical SAM family heme chaperone HemW: protein MKSPVQKKGVYELMKEIKILSEKLLYGIADNSSPSGRLGGAAGLYIHIPFCKQACHYCDFHFSTSLKKKGKLVEMLCRELLLRKDELNSPEIQTIYFGGGTPSLLEADELQQIFETIYANYKIAENPEITLEANPDDLTEEKLEMLKASKINRLSIGVQSFFEEDLKLMNRAHNAEEALKSIKLAKQSFDNISIDLIYGIPGMSLERWKRNLEISLELDVPHISSYALTVEPNTALQKFIERGKIKPVDDEAAKHHFEILVETLTKNGFEHYEFSNFGKSGYFSQNNTAYWLGKSYLGIGPAAHSYDGNSRKWNISNNPLYIKSLEKGEIPQETEDLSVSDKYNEYVMTRLRTKFGVDIAEVFQKFGENYKAHFAELAKPLQKENLIQEKNGIFHITSKGKFLSDGIAADLFFLE, encoded by the coding sequence ATGAAATCCCCAGTCCAGAAAAAGGGTGTTTATGAATTAATGAAAGAGATTAAAATTTTGAGCGAAAAGTTGTTATACGGAATTGCTGATAACTCTTCCCCTTCGGGGAGGCTGGGAGGGGCTGCAGGCTTGTACATTCATATTCCTTTCTGTAAGCAGGCTTGTCACTATTGTGATTTTCATTTTTCTACCTCTTTAAAAAAGAAAGGGAAGCTTGTGGAAATGTTATGTAGGGAATTATTGCTAAGGAAGGATGAACTCAATTCTCCTGAAATCCAGACGATCTACTTTGGTGGCGGAACACCAAGTTTATTGGAAGCAGATGAACTTCAGCAAATTTTTGAGACAATTTATGCGAATTATAAGATTGCTGAAAATCCTGAAATAACCCTGGAAGCAAATCCCGATGATTTGACGGAAGAAAAGTTGGAAATGCTCAAGGCTTCTAAAATTAACCGGTTGAGTATTGGGGTTCAATCTTTTTTTGAAGAAGATTTAAAGTTGATGAATCGCGCCCATAATGCTGAAGAAGCTTTAAAAAGCATAAAACTCGCCAAACAATCTTTCGATAATATTTCTATTGATCTCATCTACGGAATCCCGGGAATGAGTTTGGAACGATGGAAGCGAAACCTGGAAATTTCTCTTGAACTCGACGTACCTCATATTTCGAGTTATGCACTGACGGTTGAACCAAACACCGCACTTCAAAAATTTATAGAAAGAGGAAAAATAAAACCGGTAGATGATGAAGCTGCCAAACATCATTTTGAAATTCTGGTTGAAACCCTTACTAAAAATGGTTTTGAACATTATGAGTTTTCCAACTTCGGCAAGTCTGGTTATTTTTCACAAAACAACACCGCTTATTGGCTTGGAAAATCTTATTTGGGTATTGGTCCGGCAGCGCATTCTTATGATGGAAACTCCCGTAAATGGAACATTTCCAACAATCCGCTTTATATAAAATCGCTTGAAAAAGGTGAGATTCCGCAGGAAACAGAAGACTTATCGGTTTCTGACAAATACAACGAATATGTAATGACAAGACTTCGAACAAAATTCGGGGTGGATATTGCTGAGGTTTTTCAGAAATTTGGAGAAAATTACAAAGCTCACTTTGCGGAACTTGCAAAGCCGTTGCAAAAAGAAAATTTAATTCAGGAAAAAAATGGGATCTTTCATATTACTTCTAAAGGAAAATTTTTAAGTGATGGTATTGCTGCAGATTTGTTTTTCCTGGAATAA
- a CDS encoding type II toxin-antitoxin system RelE/ParE family toxin, whose product MRNGYKIFWTTHALSELEETIAYLEENWTISELEKFAKELDHTLELISKNPEIFQVSFKRKNIRRAVVAKFNSLYYRLHNDTIEILSFFSNRQDPSKIKID is encoded by the coding sequence ATGAGAAATGGTTATAAGATTTTTTGGACAACTCACGCACTTTCTGAACTTGAAGAAACAATAGCTTATTTAGAAGAAAATTGGACAATAAGTGAATTAGAAAAATTCGCTAAGGAACTTGATCATACACTTGAGTTAATTTCCAAAAATCCTGAGATATTTCAGGTTTCATTCAAAAGAAAAAATATTCGAAGAGCTGTGGTTGCAAAGTTCAACAGCCTTTATTATCGATTACATAATGATACTATTGAAATCTTATCTTTCTTTTCAAACAGACAGGATCCTTCCAAAATTAAAATCGATTAG
- a CDS encoding cyclase family protein, which yields MQATINFKAKDYTIDLSKPLDISIGLRGDEKNPVAWYLDTPKIKPVKDGDFIGKVSEGASVNFNNIQFNPHAHGTHTECVGHISREFYSINQTLKTFFFFSKLISVEPEIIGEDKVISEAILKEKIQPNETEALIIRTLPNFREKQTKKYSHTNWPYLSEEAAIFLRNSGVKHLLIDLPSVDKEKDGGKLLAHKAFWNYPKNTRFDATITELVYVPNSIEDGNYLLNLQIASFENDASPSKPVLYKFL from the coding sequence ATGCAAGCCACAATTAATTTTAAAGCTAAAGATTATACTATTGATCTCTCCAAACCCCTGGATATTTCAATTGGTTTGCGTGGGGATGAAAAAAACCCGGTGGCATGGTATTTAGATACTCCTAAAATAAAACCTGTGAAAGACGGTGATTTTATCGGGAAAGTTTCAGAAGGAGCTTCGGTTAATTTTAATAATATTCAGTTTAATCCACACGCTCACGGGACGCATACCGAATGTGTTGGGCATATTTCCAGGGAATTTTATAGCATCAATCAAACGCTGAAAACCTTCTTCTTTTTTTCTAAATTGATTTCAGTAGAACCCGAAATAATAGGAGAAGATAAAGTGATTTCCGAAGCGATTTTGAAGGAGAAAATCCAGCCTAACGAAACTGAAGCTTTAATTATACGAACGCTACCCAATTTTAGGGAAAAACAGACGAAAAAATATTCGCATACCAATTGGCCTTATCTTAGTGAAGAGGCTGCTATTTTTCTTAGAAATTCCGGCGTAAAACATTTGCTGATAGATTTGCCTTCGGTAGATAAGGAGAAGGATGGTGGTAAGTTGTTGGCGCATAAGGCCTTTTGGAATTACCCGAAAAACACCCGGTTTGATGCTACAATTACTGAATTGGTTTATGTTCCTAATTCTATAGAGGATGGAAATTATTTGCTAAACCTGCAAATAGCTTCTTTTGAAAACGATGCCAGCCCTTCAAAACCTGTTTTATATAAATTTTTATGA
- a CDS encoding DUF4260 domain-containing protein, which produces MKITLKLEELAMLLLGIFVFSRLDFAWWWFLVLFFTPDFGMLGYLFNNKIGAFIYNLFHHKGLAISIWFLGFYLQNEVFQLIGVILFSHAVFDRILGYGLKYEKGFKFTHLGEIGN; this is translated from the coding sequence ATGAAAATTACACTCAAACTTGAAGAACTTGCGATGTTACTACTGGGAATCTTTGTGTTTAGCCGATTAGACTTTGCCTGGTGGTGGTTTTTGGTCTTATTTTTTACACCAGATTTTGGAATGTTGGGATATCTCTTCAATAATAAAATTGGTGCTTTTATTTATAATCTTTTTCATCATAAAGGACTTGCTATTTCAATCTGGTTTCTGGGATTTTACCTGCAAAATGAAGTATTTCAATTAATAGGTGTAATTTTGTTTTCGCACGCGGTTTTTGATCGTATTTTAGGCTATGGGCTCAAGTACGAAAAAGGCTTCAAATTCACTCATTTGGGAGAAATAGGAAATTAA
- a CDS encoding DUF4230 domain-containing protein, producing the protein MEFLFIGLAVGAVLAYFIFARFNKEKSKLKTNEQSLVIMDKIRSVCKFITVEGDFSEVYHYENLKEKYLSLLLGKKKAIVLVNAKAHVGFDLSKVRMNSENEKRTIVLTNFPQPELLTVETDFKYYDKREGWANPFTTSDLTDINRDAKNYIVDKIPQSGLLDQARKEALDTILLMEKIVETIGWKLDYTALTLEDKNQAKIEK; encoded by the coding sequence ATGGAATTTTTATTTATCGGATTGGCCGTGGGAGCGGTCTTGGCTTATTTTATTTTCGCCAGGTTTAATAAGGAGAAATCAAAGCTTAAAACTAACGAGCAGTCGTTGGTGATTATGGATAAAATAAGGAGTGTTTGTAAATTTATAACAGTTGAAGGCGATTTTTCTGAAGTCTATCATTACGAGAATTTAAAGGAAAAATACCTGAGTTTACTTTTAGGGAAGAAGAAGGCTATTGTTTTGGTTAATGCTAAAGCGCACGTGGGTTTTGATCTTAGTAAAGTGAGAATGAATAGCGAAAATGAAAAGAGAACCATTGTGCTTACCAATTTTCCGCAGCCCGAATTGCTAACTGTAGAAACCGATTTTAAATATTACGATAAGCGCGAAGGCTGGGCAAACCCTTTTACCACCTCAGATCTTACCGATATTAACCGTGACGCAAAAAACTATATAGTTGATAAAATTCCACAAAGCGGACTTTTAGACCAGGCGCGAAAAGAGGCGCTGGATACTATTTTGTTGATGGAAAAAATAGTGGAAACCATAGGTTGGAAACTCGATTATACCGCGCTGACTTTAGAAGATAAAAACCAGGCGAAGATTGAGAAGTAG
- a CDS encoding MmcQ/YjbR family DNA-binding protein, with amino-acid sequence MDIETLRNYCISKKGVTEELPFGPDTLVFKVMGKVFALAGLDSLPVNVNLKCDPGKAVELREEYEALILPGYHMNKQHWNTVILDGHLKSDFIFQLVDDSYNLVKAGLTKKQQQELKDLDE; translated from the coding sequence ATGGACATCGAAACCCTTAGAAATTATTGCATTAGCAAAAAAGGCGTAACCGAGGAACTTCCTTTTGGTCCAGATACCCTGGTTTTTAAAGTAATGGGAAAGGTTTTTGCATTGGCGGGCCTGGATTCGCTGCCAGTTAATGTAAACTTAAAATGCGATCCAGGGAAAGCAGTGGAACTTCGCGAAGAGTATGAAGCCCTTATTTTGCCCGGTTACCATATGAACAAACAGCATTGGAACACCGTAATCCTGGATGGTCACTTAAAGTCGGACTTTATTTTTCAATTAGTAGACGATTCTTACAATTTGGTGAAAGCAGGATTAACTAAAAAGCAACAACAAGAACTTAAAGATTTAGATGAATAA
- a CDS encoding MutS-related protein, producing the protein MNNPLEFYTQQKEIHQQELAKISKKLLVSSLIRLMIFLAICFAIYFFFGNMNVIVPVIFGGIALFLFLVSRHSNLKDKSDKQKEIIKLNELEIDILKTRNFQDLPEGSEFENPVHPYSQDIDLFGRGSFFQYSNRTALYEGTKKLAGIFTENGIQNITQKQEAVQELAAKAEWRQEFTALARLVKTETPSKTVIKWFKNYKNFVPNYIKWLPTAFSVISILVIAGYAFDYLKGIHLFLWFLAGILFTGIYLKKINLLSGSVSKVQDTFHQYHFLLGLLEKEEFSSEILKKNQSLIHSEKKKASAIFKEFSKAIDDLDQRNNIFLGIFGNGFLLWDLRQSYKLEKWISAYRQNVESWFEVIEFTDAYNSLGNFVFNHPNYVFPEIINEKRGISATKLAHPLLDPNKRVANDFSIGNEEFFIITGANMAGKSTFLRTVSLQILMSNIGLPVCAEACNYWPIKLITSMRTSDSLSDDESYFFSELKRLKFIVDEIKTDRYFIILDEILKGTNSSDKAIGSKKFIRKLVNSNSTGIVATHDLSLCEITSELEQVKNHYFDAEIINDELHFDYKFKDGICQNMNASFLLRKMEIVDD; encoded by the coding sequence ATGAATAACCCATTAGAATTCTATACACAGCAGAAAGAAATACATCAGCAAGAACTGGCTAAAATTTCTAAAAAATTGCTGGTTTCCAGTTTAATCAGGCTTATGATTTTCCTGGCAATTTGTTTTGCAATCTATTTTTTCTTCGGAAATATGAATGTGATCGTTCCAGTAATTTTTGGCGGGATTGCACTTTTTTTATTCCTGGTTTCCAGGCATAGCAATCTTAAAGATAAAAGCGATAAGCAAAAGGAAATCATCAAGCTAAACGAACTGGAAATTGATATTTTAAAAACCCGGAATTTCCAGGATTTACCCGAAGGAAGCGAATTTGAAAACCCTGTACATCCTTACAGTCAGGATATCGATTTATTCGGGCGTGGCTCGTTTTTTCAGTATTCCAACCGAACCGCACTTTATGAAGGAACCAAAAAACTTGCCGGTATTTTTACCGAAAATGGTATACAAAATATTACGCAGAAACAGGAAGCGGTGCAAGAACTGGCAGCAAAAGCTGAATGGAGACAGGAATTTACCGCATTGGCCAGATTGGTGAAAACTGAAACCCCATCAAAAACCGTAATTAAATGGTTTAAAAATTATAAGAATTTTGTTCCGAATTATATTAAGTGGTTGCCCACGGCATTTTCGGTGATCTCCATTTTAGTGATCGCGGGTTATGCTTTTGATTATTTAAAAGGAATTCATCTTTTTTTATGGTTTTTAGCAGGAATACTTTTTACTGGGATTTACCTTAAAAAGATTAATTTATTGTCGGGTAGTGTGAGTAAGGTTCAGGATACTTTTCATCAATATCATTTTTTACTGGGACTCTTAGAAAAGGAAGAATTTTCTTCAGAAATATTAAAAAAGAATCAGTCACTTATTCATTCAGAAAAGAAAAAAGCTTCTGCTATTTTTAAAGAATTTTCTAAAGCAATTGATGACCTGGATCAACGCAATAATATTTTTTTGGGCATTTTTGGAAATGGTTTTTTACTCTGGGATTTACGCCAGAGTTATAAGCTCGAAAAATGGATTTCAGCCTATCGCCAGAATGTGGAAAGTTGGTTTGAAGTCATTGAATTTACCGATGCTTATAATTCACTTGGGAATTTTGTTTTTAATCATCCAAACTATGTTTTTCCTGAAATTATAAATGAAAAAAGAGGAATTTCAGCAACAAAATTGGCGCATCCGCTTTTGGATCCGAATAAAAGAGTGGCAAATGATTTTTCTATTGGTAATGAAGAATTCTTTATCATTACCGGTGCGAATATGGCCGGGAAAAGTACGTTTTTAAGAACGGTTTCCCTTCAAATTCTAATGAGCAATATTGGGCTTCCGGTTTGTGCTGAAGCCTGTAATTATTGGCCAATCAAGCTTATTACCAGTATGCGCACCAGCGATTCGCTGAGTGATGATGAATCCTATTTCTTTTCAGAATTAAAGCGACTAAAATTTATAGTAGACGAAATTAAAACTGACCGTTATTTTATAATTCTTGATGAGATTCTAAAAGGAACCAATAGTAGCGATAAAGCTATAGGTTCTAAAAAGTTTATCAGGAAATTGGTGAACTCTAATTCAACCGGAATCGTTGCTACGCACGATTTGAGTTTATGCGAGATCACGTCAGAATTAGAGCAGGTAAAAAACCATTATTTTGATGCTGAAATTATCAATGATGAACTGCATTTTGATTATAAATTCAAAGATGGAATTTGCCAAAATATGAATGCTTCATTCCTGCTTCGGAAGATGGAAATTGTAGATGATTAA
- a CDS encoding metal-dependent hydrolase, with product MDSLTQIVLGAAVGEAVLGKKVGNKAMLYGAIAGTIPDLDTFASTFTDTITAIEIHRGFTHSIVFSILFAPIFGWLISKIEKKSIATWQNWSWLMFWGFFTHPLLDSHTTWGTQLFWPLEVRLAYKNIFVIDPLYTLPFLVFLILAMRQERGTKKRRKLNNLGLLISSIYLLVITPALKLYTFDKFTEALEDQDIAYYKIETKPAPLNAILWSANVEVDNAYLIGNYSIFDTQPIDFVSHPKNHDLLGDWSEKRNVKRLIKISEGWYTISEREGELYFNDLRFGTLSPIARTDAEFAFSYKLVKENGEIKAIETEKTRGDAKELLSQLGTRIMGN from the coding sequence ATGGATTCACTAACTCAAATAGTACTAGGCGCAGCGGTTGGCGAAGCGGTTCTCGGCAAAAAAGTGGGGAATAAAGCGATGCTTTATGGAGCCATTGCGGGCACAATTCCCGATCTGGATACTTTTGCAAGCACTTTTACCGATACTATTACCGCCATTGAAATTCACCGTGGCTTCACACACTCCATCGTATTTTCTATACTTTTTGCGCCCATTTTTGGTTGGCTCATTTCAAAGATTGAAAAGAAATCTATTGCAACCTGGCAAAACTGGTCCTGGTTGATGTTTTGGGGCTTTTTTACGCATCCGCTTTTGGATTCTCATACAACCTGGGGAACACAGTTATTCTGGCCTTTAGAAGTCCGTTTGGCGTATAAGAACATTTTTGTGATAGATCCTTTATACACTTTGCCATTTTTGGTGTTCTTAATCCTGGCGATGCGACAAGAAAGAGGAACTAAAAAAAGGAGAAAACTAAATAATCTTGGCCTCTTAATAAGTAGTATTTATTTGTTGGTTATTACCCCGGCCTTAAAACTTTACACGTTTGATAAGTTTACGGAAGCTTTGGAAGATCAGGATATTGCCTATTATAAAATTGAAACCAAACCGGCTCCACTAAATGCTATTTTATGGTCGGCAAATGTAGAGGTTGATAACGCTTATTTGATAGGAAATTATTCCATATTTGATACACAACCAATTGACTTTGTTTCGCATCCAAAGAACCACGATTTGCTTGGGGATTGGAGTGAAAAACGAAACGTAAAACGACTTATAAAAATCTCTGAAGGCTGGTATACGATTTCAGAAAGAGAAGGGGAACTTTATTTTAATGATCTTAGATTCGGAACTTTGAGTCCAATAGCCAGGACAGATGCTGAGTTCGCTTTTAGCTATAAATTAGTTAAAGAAAATGGTGAAATTAAAGCCATAGAAACCGAAAAAACGCGCGGGGATGCAAAGGAGTTATTATCGCAGTTGGGTACACGGATTATGGGGAATTAG